The following proteins come from a genomic window of Hydractinia symbiolongicarpus strain clone_291-10 chromosome 2, HSymV2.1, whole genome shotgun sequence:
- the LOC130630612 gene encoding uncharacterized protein LOC130630612: MQQQQLEAITALGEKFSTSLNSLRADVLNNDNNFHVDRSGDNSPGLSHGADKQNEANASISADHPRGRKRSRSSSAETCLSHVESSSSTRRPSKKDVDVISTSASNQLYDGLMNEMLGQEDNQLEDPDQDVWSDLIKEYNDEDSFGTEVAPPLASMAKLMWSKKLTNEKLKGRLEKVQIPTNCRFLSVKSCNKPIWAMADSKRSNDLVLQKLQTTVSKSQVHILQLADQIIKAPKQGNLIVIEPSILLNLAKDALCLIGNANQQLNQYRRVGLIGAMPHLKGLAKDVSEEDLLLFGDDLDKRIQSLQDEEKTSKVLSRPSTPYSKNNFKKYKQPSSSYSSSAKYNQSKNEKTFSKDRNHSLRRYT, encoded by the coding sequence ATGCAACAACAGCAGCTGGAAGCAATCACAGCCCTAGGAGAAAAATTTTCTACTTCCTTGAACAGCCTCCGAGCCGATGTTTTAAACAATGATAATAACTTCCATGTGGACCGCAGTGGAGACAATTCTCCTGGTCTAAGTCATGGTGCAGATAAACAAAATGAAGCAAATGCTTCCATATCTGCAGATCACCCTAGAGGAAGGAAAAGATCCAGGtcttcatcagcagaaacttgcCTCAGTCATGTAGAATCTAGTTCTTCTACTAGGAGGCCTAGTAAAAAAGATGTTGATGTCATAAGTACATCAGCATCCAACCAATTGTATGATGGTTTAATGAATGAAATGCTAGGGCAAGAAGACAACCAGTTAGAGGACCCAGACCAAGATGTCTGGTCTGACCTCATCAAAGAGTATAACGATGAGGACTCCTTTGGCACAGAAGTAGCTCCACCTTTAGCATCTATGGCTAAACTCATGTGGTCGAAGAAACTTAccaatgaaaaattaaaaggcAGACTAGAAAAAGTCCAAATTCCCACGAATTGCCGTTTTTTGTCTGTAAAGAGCTGCAATAAACCTATATGGGCCATGGCAGACAGCAAAAGATCAAATGATCTGGTATTGCAGAAACTGCAAACCACTGTTTCGAAAAGCCAAGTGCATATCTTACAATTGGCAGACCAAATTATTAAGGCACCCAAACAAGGAAACCTTATTGTAATAGAACCatccattttattaaatttggctAAAGATGCTCTTTGTCTAATCGGTAACGCCAACCAGCAGCTAAATCAGTATCGAAGAGTCGGATTAATCGGTGCAATGCCTCACCTAAAAGGATTGGCAAAGGATGTGTCTGAAGAAGACTTGTTGCTGTTTGGAGATGATTTGGACAAAAGAATCCAATCATTGCAAGATGAGGAGAAAACTAGTAAAGTGCTCTCACGACCATCTACaccatattcaaaaaataattttaaaaagtacaaacaGCCATCCTCCAGTTATTCCTCCTCTGCAAAGTATAACCAGTCAAAAAACGAGAAGACCTTCTCAAAAGATCGAAACCACTCCCTGAGAAGGTACACTTAA